The following are encoded in a window of Planctomycetota bacterium genomic DNA:
- the phnD gene encoding phosphate/phosphite/phosphonate ABC transporter substrate-binding protein: MLNRFIIIIAILFIILTGIIIYTVYYPPAGAQKVDLGKTVPLEHHKDTPSDSLRVAIGGIVSPRETAVYYNDLLACISEKIDKPIVIVQRSSYVEINDLLKNGQVDCAFVCSGPYVAAHDEFGAELLVVPVVNGTTFYCSYIIVHKDSPFQSINDLRGKNFAISQVLSSTGRIYPAYLVTRRDSTIDVFFSKTTTIPGHDNIIKAVAEKWIDGGAVNSFVWDYMAETQPKYTSQTRIIHKSPQWGNPPFIVRKDLDVGLKKKLQEVLLNMHTHPSGGSILKEKLLIDKFVEGDDKWYNPIRDMLKGHAK; encoded by the coding sequence ATGCTTAATAGATTCATAATAATTATTGCCATTTTATTTATTATCCTGACTGGAATAATTATTTACACGGTTTATTACCCGCCGGCCGGGGCGCAAAAGGTTGATTTGGGCAAGACCGTGCCTCTGGAACATCATAAAGACACACCTTCGGATTCCTTGAGGGTGGCTATCGGCGGGATTGTTTCACCCAGGGAGACCGCGGTTTATTACAACGACCTGCTGGCTTGTATCTCCGAGAAGATAGACAAGCCGATTGTTATTGTCCAGCGAAGCAGTTATGTGGAGATTAACGACCTCTTGAAGAACGGGCAGGTTGATTGCGCCTTTGTTTGCAGCGGGCCGTATGTGGCGGCCCACGACGAATTCGGCGCGGAACTTTTGGTTGTTCCTGTAGTCAATGGAACGACCTTTTATTGTTCCTATATCATCGTGCATAAAGACAGTCCGTTTCAAAGCATTAATGACCTGAGGGGTAAGAATTTTGCCATCAGCCAGGTGCTTTCTTCCACCGGACGGATTTATCCTGCTTACCTGGTTACCCGGAGGGATTCCACGATTGATGTTTTCTTTTCCAAGACCACCACCATACCCGGGCATGACAATATCATAAAGGCCGTGGCCGAGAAATGGATAGATGGCGGCGCGGTAAACAGCTTCGTCTGGGACTATATGGCGGAGACCCAGCCGAAATATACATCACAGACCAGGATTATCCACAAATCGCCACAGTGGGGCAACCCGCCTTTTATCGTCCGGAAAGACCTGGACGTAGGGTTGAAGAAGAAGTTGCAGGAAGTTCTTCTGAATATGCATACCCATCCTTCCGGCGGTAGTATTCTTAAAGAGAAACTTTTGATTGATAAATTCGTTGAAGGTGATGATAAGTGGTACAATCCTATCCGTGATATGCTAAAAGGGCATGCTAAATGA
- a CDS encoding HAMP domain-containing protein has translation MNKNSLQAKFIFSVAFLIILLGLAVLLVITVIYRQELSAELRHKGFSTGRLLSLNLIDPIMTNNIVNLHQIIQDVKEADKDVAYIFVVNPGGSEVLAHTFDKGFPMDLLKSGFLTPQQDSSIKILDTKEGVIHDIATPILGGTIGTVHIGVSESSIRSVLNKSTLTLSLITLGVLSLGLFVFYFLVNQAVRPIREMTSAAKAIGEGDLTVKVEVTTSDEIGILAETLNQMSDKLFQAYEDLKSAKTQLDRANRLASLGQFTAGIAHEVNNPLGGMLLTARQLLRDPALNSAEREQLEIILRGLMRVESIVKQLLTISDHRPFAPVPASLSELIRESLLLFQHRLDEQSIKVNNELAGRDEEIMAEPVQLQQVFTNVIKNAIDAMPYGGKLTIGSITDNKSIHIRIHDTGKGMDERTMHHIFEPFFTTKEAGKGQGLGLSVSYSIIQRHKGDIKITSCPNEGTAVTIILPNA, from the coding sequence ATGAACAAGAATAGTTTACAAGCCAAATTTATATTTAGTGTTGCCTTTTTGATTATCCTGTTAGGACTGGCGGTATTGCTTGTGATTACCGTAATTTACCGGCAGGAACTTTCTGCGGAATTGCGGCATAAGGGATTTTCCACGGGACGGCTTCTGTCGCTGAACCTGATTGACCCGATTATGACCAATAATATCGTTAATCTGCACCAGATTATCCAGGATGTGAAAGAGGCGGACAAGGATGTGGCCTATATTTTTGTGGTTAATCCCGGCGGTAGCGAAGTCCTGGCGCATACCTTTGACAAGGGATTCCCGATGGACTTATTGAAATCCGGTTTTCTTACGCCCCAGCAGGACTCGAGCATAAAAATACTTGATACTAAGGAAGGTGTTATTCACGATATTGCCACGCCGATTTTAGGCGGAACAATCGGAACAGTTCATATCGGCGTTTCCGAGTCGTCAATCAGGTCCGTTCTTAACAAGAGCACTCTGACCCTGTCTCTTATCACATTGGGTGTTCTTTCACTTGGCTTGTTTGTTTTCTATTTCCTGGTAAATCAGGCCGTCAGGCCGATTAGAGAAATGACCAGCGCCGCCAAAGCCATCGGCGAGGGCGACCTGACGGTTAAGGTTGAAGTTACCACCAGTGATGAAATCGGCATACTCGCCGAGACATTAAACCAGATGAGCGATAAGTTATTCCAGGCATACGAAGACCTGAAATCCGCCAAGACGCAATTAGACCGGGCCAACCGCCTGGCTTCGTTGGGGCAGTTTACGGCCGGTATCGCCCACGAGGTTAATAACCCTCTGGGCGGGATGCTTTTAACGGCCCGTCAGTTATTACGGGACCCGGCATTAAATAGCGCGGAGCGGGAACAATTAGAAATCATCCTGCGCGGGCTGATGAGGGTGGAATCCATTGTTAAGCAGTTGCTGACTATCTCGGACCATAGACCTTTTGCGCCGGTACCGGCGTCTTTGTCTGAACTTATACGGGAATCTCTTTTGTTATTCCAGCACCGGTTGGATGAACAATCCATAAAAGTTAATAATGAGTTAGCCGGCAGGGATGAAGAGATTATGGCTGAGCCGGTACAGCTTCAGCAGGTATTTACTAATGTGATTAAAAACGCCATTGATGCCATGCCCTATGGCGGTAAACTCACCATTGGTTCCATCACGGATAATAAGAGCATCCATATTCGGATACACGATACCGGTAAAGGAATGGACGAGAGGACAATGCATCATATTTTTGAGCCGTTCTTTACCACCAAAGAAGCGGGTAAAGGACAGGGGTTGGGATTATCTGTCAGTTACAGTATTATCCAGCGTCATAAAGGTGATATTAAGATTACCAGCTGTCCCAATGAAGGGACTGCGGTAACAATTATTTTGCCAAACGCATAA
- a CDS encoding sigma-54-dependent Fis family transcriptional regulator: MNKRVILIAEDDEIMRSALTNALSREGYEVRTAIDGSEAWEQYHTNDIDLVLADIKMPKMDGIELLKEIKKTSYETIVILMTAHGTIPDAVEAIKLGAYDYITKPFLIEELLMIIQRAFELYLLTDKTSEVDKFHNIVGRNKEMQKVYQLIETIAPGDSSVVIYGETGSGKELIAEAIHYMSKRKDKPFIKISCGGFPETLLESELFGHEKGAFTGASERKTGRFELAKDGTLLLDDIDDLSLSAQVKLLRFMQEKKFERVGGIETIEMDVRIVAASKKDLRQEVTKGRFREDLFYRLNVIPIFLPPLRERRDDIPLLARHFLGHYSETLNKKVERFSSQALNALFEYDWSGNVRELENIVERAVALCKGSEITPEEVLPSLGSRRSLRSGKIIISADLKPAGDVVKETEKQHIKKILKETGGQKIKAAEILGISRKTLWEKIREYKIK, from the coding sequence ATGAACAAGAGAGTAATACTTATCGCCGAAGATGACGAAATAATGCGTTCGGCGCTGACCAATGCCTTGTCCCGGGAGGGGTACGAGGTAAGAACCGCCATTGACGGTTCAGAGGCCTGGGAGCAATACCATACCAACGACATTGACCTGGTTTTAGCCGACATCAAAATGCCCAAGATGGACGGGATTGAATTGCTTAAGGAAATAAAGAAAACCAGCTATGAAACCATCGTGATACTTATGACCGCGCACGGCACGATTCCTGACGCGGTAGAGGCCATAAAATTAGGCGCCTACGATTATATCACCAAGCCGTTCCTGATTGAGGAGCTTTTGATGATAATCCAGCGCGCTTTTGAATTGTACCTGCTTACTGATAAGACAAGTGAGGTGGATAAATTTCATAATATCGTCGGCCGGAATAAGGAAATGCAGAAAGTTTACCAGCTCATAGAAACCATTGCCCCGGGCGATAGCTCGGTGGTAATTTACGGTGAAACCGGCTCAGGTAAAGAGCTGATTGCCGAAGCCATCCATTATATGAGCAAGCGAAAGGACAAGCCGTTCATCAAAATCAGTTGCGGCGGTTTTCCTGAAACGCTCCTGGAAAGCGAACTCTTCGGGCACGAGAAGGGGGCCTTTACCGGCGCGTCAGAGCGCAAGACCGGGCGCTTTGAACTGGCCAAGGACGGTACTTTACTGCTGGATGATATTGATGATTTGTCTTTGTCTGCCCAGGTAAAACTGCTTCGTTTTATGCAGGAAAAGAAATTTGAACGGGTCGGCGGTATTGAAACCATTGAGATGGATGTCCGCATTGTTGCCGCAAGTAAAAAGGACTTGAGGCAGGAGGTTACTAAAGGAAGATTCCGGGAGGATTTATTCTATCGCCTGAACGTAATTCCTATTTTTCTGCCGCCATTGCGGGAGAGAAGAGATGATATTCCTCTTTTAGCCAGGCATTTTCTTGGTCATTATTCAGAAACGCTCAATAAGAAGGTGGAAAGATTTTCTTCCCAGGCGCTTAATGCTTTGTTTGAATATGATTGGTCCGGTAATGTCAGGGAATTAGAAAATATTGTAGAACGGGCCGTGGCGCTCTGCAAAGGTTCGGAAATCACTCCGGAAGAGGTATTGCCTTCTCTTGGTTCCCGGAGGTCTTTACGGTCAGGGAAAATCATTATTAGCGCTGACTTAAAACCAGCCGGTGATGTGGTTAAGGAAACGGAAAAACAACACATCAAGAAAATCCTCAAGGAAACCGGCGGACAGAAGATAAAGGCGGCCGAGATTTTGGGCATCAGCCGTAAAACACTCTGGGAGAAAATCAGGGAATATAAGATAAAGTAA